A genome region from Primulina eburnea isolate SZY01 chromosome 9, ASM2296580v1, whole genome shotgun sequence includes the following:
- the LOC140841279 gene encoding CBBY-like protein translates to MAVTPLSPPLAASSSCCAVFTRHFPLPFPRKTAFLSSPSSSLVLGGSRLAGLIFKKRTLSGDVGFGGIKCMTSAAPSVLPKALLFDCDGVLVDTEKDGHRLSFNETFAEKQLGVTWDVDLYGELLKIGGGKERMTAYFNKVGWPDNAPKIEEERKQFVASLHKRKTELFMALIEKKLLPLRPGVAKLLDQALGNGVKVAVCSTSNEKAVSAVVSFLLGPERAEKIQIFAGDVVPRKKPDPAIYLLAAETLGIEPSSCVVVEDSAIGLAAAKAAGMKCIVTKSGYTGDEDFSNADAVFDCIGDSPEEGFDLAFCGGLLQKQYVN, encoded by the exons ATGGCAGTAACCCCTCTCTCTCCCCCTCTCGCAGCTTCATCATCTTGTTGTGCTGTATTTACCCGCCATTTTCCGCTGCCTTTCCCGAGAAAGACCGCATTTTTATCATCGCCATCTTCTTCGTTAGTATTGGGTGGTTCAAGATTAGCTGGCTTGATATTCAAGAAAAGAACTTTGAGCGGTGATGTGGGGTTTGGTGGGATTAAATGTATGACTTCTGCTGCACCTTCGGTTCTTCCAAAGGCCTTATTGTTCGATTGTGATGGTGTTTTAGTTGACACTGAAAAAGATGGCCATCGCCTTTCTTTCAATGAAACATTCGCTGAG AAGCAATTGGGAGTGACTTGGGATGTTGATTTGTATGGTGAATTGCTCAAAATCGGTGGCGGCAAGGAAAG GATGACAGCTTACTTTAACAAGGTAGGCTGGCCAGACAACGCACCAAAGATTGAAGAAGAAAGAAAGCAATTTGTTGCATCGCTTCACAAACGGAAGACGGAACTATTCATGGCGCTTATTGAGAAAAAGTTGCTGCCTCTTAGGCCTGGTGTAGCGAA GTTGCTGGATCAGGCCTTGGGGAATGGAGTCAAAGTTGCTGTATGCAGCACTTCAAATGAGAAGGCG GTATCTGCTGTAGTTTCATTCTTGTTAGGACCTGAGCGAGCCGAAAAAATCCAGATATTTGCTGGAGATGTGGTTCCTCGGAAAAAACCTGATCCA GCAATTTATCTGCTAGCGGCAGAAACACTGGGCATCGAGCCCTCAAG TTGCGTTGTTGTGGAAGACAGTGCCATTGGCCTTGCGGCTGCCAAAGCTGCAGGAATGAAGTGTATCGTAACAAAGAGTGG GTACACAGGCGACGAGGATTTCTCGAATGCGGATGCAGTTTTTGACTGCATCGGGGATTCTCCGGAAGAAGGATTCGACTTGGCATTTTGTGGAGGCCTTCTTCAGAAACAGTATGTCAATTGA